The genomic window GAGCAGGTGAGTCCCTGGGCCCAGCATGCAGCCTCACCCTGTGGACCCTGCCCTCTGGGCCCTAAATGTGACCAACGGGGAGATGCTCGCTCTGTTTATCACAcagagcccccggccccccgcaccGCGGGCAGCCATGAGAGGTCCCCGGGGACAGAACACAATGAGAAAGGGCAAGTCCCAGATATGGCCTTGCTGgcgccctgggcactgctgaagcCGATGATGACCCCTGGAGGACAGTGGCTGGGGCAGCGCCCGGGCAGCCCCCACAGTCCCTCAGGGCCACGCCAGCTGGACCCTTTTCACAGGGACAACGGGCTTCTCCTTCCTGGTGCTGTCAGTGCACTCCGGGTCACTTTCTGTCCCTTCTCTGGGCCTGGGGGCACTTCCCGGGTGCCCCTGTGGTCCACGGGCTCACCCAGCCCGTGAATGTGAGGGGCCGCGTGTGTGAgagcacacgcatgcacatgtatgtcagggtggtgtgggggtgtAGGAGCAGCGGAATGGAGGGACGTGGAtacagggtgtgtgtgagtgtgtgtatgtgagccgGAGGGGGCGTGAGCAGCCTGGGTGCATGTCGCCTGCCTGAGCTGGTGAGCATGAGTGTGGTTCTGAGGGTGCATGGGGTGGACTGTGATGGGGCGCGCACACGCGTgcttgcgtgcgtgcgtgcgtgcatgtgtgtgtgtgtgagtgtgtgagtgtgtgtgtgtgtgcgcatgtgtgcgcacacatacAGAAGCTGGGGTAGGTGGAGACAGGAGGGGAAGCCGGTCATGCAAGGCCTTCAAGGGGAGCCCAGAGTTGCCCCTGAGCCCCGGGAACTGGCTGGTGGGGGACGAAGGAGCAGTTCTTGAGCTGATTCATCTCCTAGAGGTCTGGGCTACCACAGGGAGACCCACCCCCCGATCCTCAGGGTCTGAGAATCTGGGCCCAAAGAGTCTGGGCCCAGCGGTGGGGGCGAAACGTGCACACAGCCTGGGCTGACATGGGCCAGGCATGGGGCAACAGTGGCCGTACTTGGGCCCACAgtggctgggcctgggcctggacCAGCGCCACCAGAGCCACCAGGAGCCTCACGCACGAGCAAACAGCTCCCTCCTGTGGCCACAAGTGGAACTGCTCCTGGAGGTCCTGAGTGAGCTCAGGCCCCAGGGTCCTTTTTCTGCTCGCTGAAAGCCAGGTGACTGGGGTCCGCTGCTGGCACCTCCTTTTCAGAGAAGCAGGAACAGGGGAAACATTCGTGGCCGGAAGGACAGGTAGAAGGACCCGCGGACGTTCTCAGGAGCCAGGGCTGGTTCTCACCCTGCTAGGAGGACCAGGAAACACTCCCCAACAGCACGAGAGTGGCAAGACCCAGCGTGGAGCGTGGTTTGAAGGCGAAAACTGGGCCACGTGGCCCAATGCGGGGTCCGGTGTTCCTCTGGCAACAAAGGATGCTCAGCTGGGCACCCCGGACTTACCAAGACAAGGAAGGGGTTCATTCTCCTCACTGGCCCCCAATTACCTGAGAACCTCTCAGAGTCAGCTCCCAGGTCAGATCGGGCTCCTGTCCTGCTTTTCAGCCTGGGAGGTgtccatggcctggaagctgcTTCTGATCACTGCCTTGGAGGGACGGAGTCCCCAGATTAACCTTTGAGCTGGAGTTGAGTGGGCTGAGGCTGGCGGGCCCTCTGGTTCCGGGTCCTTCCTACGGAGACACGCAGATCATCAGTGTGCCAAGGGGGAGGCCGAGTTTTCTCCTGTCTTAGAAAATCTctactgtaggggctggagcaataacatggTGGtccaggcgcttgccttgcattcggatccctggcaccccatatggttcccggagcacagagccaggagtgatccctgagcacagagccaggagtaagccctgagcactgcagtgtggccCTCTGTTCAAAGTACAGTCTTCCTCCATCCCATTTCCCAGATATGATCtaaattacttttcttctttggatttggggccatagctgcagtgctcaggggtgccccATCTCTGAGCTCGGTGGCGCTGGCTGCTGGGAgggcaccatgcagtgctgggggcgggtTTGGGGCTCTCACCTGCAGAGCACTGCTTCAGCTGTCTCTAGGGATACACCTGGGGGTGCCCAGAGGTCGCAAGGCTCAGACCTGGAGATGTTAAGGGATTGTGGATTGCCACTATGCGGCATTGTGGTTCCAACCTTGGTCAGCCTACGCCTTAAatccctctggccccacaacaatttttaatcatttaaaatgactctgggctggagtggtagtacagcagggagggcatctgcctcgcacgcagctgaccagggttcaatccccagcatcccatatggtcccccgagcactgccaggagtaattcctgagtgcagagcttgggggtaagctctgagcattgctgggtgtgactgaccccccccccaaaaaaaagattcctATCTTCAATGTTCCTgatccttcttttgttttttcctgtctccccagtcatcactgtcatcctgttgctcatcgatttgctcaagcgggaaccagtaacatctccattgtgagacttgttactgtttttggcataccgaatatgccatgggtagtgggtagtttgccaggctctgctgtgtgggcgagactctctcagtagcttgctgggctctccaagaggggcggaggaatcgaacctgggtgggccacgtgaaaggcaaatgccttacccactgtgctatcgctctagcccatgcCTCCCCAGTACACAGTGTAATGAACACAACCTGTGGGGGtctcttgattctttttttggggggtggggggagccatagccctagctgtgctcaaggataactcctggcagggttttggGGGAACATACATAGTTCCGAGGAGGGAACTctggccagcagcatgcaaggcaagtgccctacccgttgtctactgtcctttttttctgctctcccttcctctcttgattttattttctttttgtttgttttggggccattcccgatgatgcgcagggctgactcctggctctgcacttaagaattactcctgagagAGCCTGGACGAccgaccatatgggtgccaggatcgaacctgggttggccgcatgaaggcaagtgccctccctgctgtcctatcgctctggcccgttAAACGTTTCACAATTGGTTGTCAGAATCATGATCCGATTTGAGTCAACAGATGGAAACGATGACATCATCTTCCAGTTTTCcgtgacacttaaaaaaaatcgtTTGTGATTTGCTGAAGGGAAGGACACTTGGCACATGTGTCAGCAAGCCCGAGGCTGGGTCTGGCGCTGGGACTCAGGCAGGACCGACGGTTGGGAGCGACCACCGCGAGGGGCTTGTGCCCCTTCTCCCCGAACGAGGCTGGGCCGGCCCGGGTCTCCACTCGGACCCCGCTCCGAGCTCGGATCCATGGGGGGTCTCATCAAAAGGCGGGAAACATGCCCCCCAGGCCTCTGGCCGCCCTAGACAGCACGCGTGAGGAGGGAGCCCGAGATCCGACGGGCGTACGTCTGAGACCGCGGGTGCCGAGAGGCCGGGGTGGCACGGGAGGGGGCCGTCCTGGCCGCCAGGAGAGCGTCGCCCATCCGACGGGCAAGTCCGGCAGCGGCTCGCGCCCTCCAGCCAACTGCTGGACCGCTGAGGCCAGAGGTAACGGTCCGACTACATTTCCCAGAGTGCTCCGCGGGGCGCGGACCTGAAAAGACCAACTACACTTCCCAGAATGCTCCGCGGGGCGCGGGCACGACGCGGCCGACTACATTTCCCAGAGTGCTCCGCAGCGAGCGGTTGTCCGGGAGACGCGCGGCTCGGTGGCTCCACCCCCTCCGTGTGGCTCTATGCGAGACGGCCCGCGAGCCCACGGCTTCCAAAGAGACGCGGCGAGCGCCCCGAAACCTCGGTTCTGAAGCCTCAGGGAGCCTAACCCTTCGGTAAAGGTCAGGGTAGCCCCCTCCAAGGctgaactacatttcccagaagcCCCCAGACGCGTGGCTTCCGGTCGCGCGCCACCGAAACGGTCATTTCGGCTTCTTGTCAAGGATACAAACCCGAGAGAGTATTTGGGTTTCTGAGGAGTGGGAGACAGAGTAGAGTGACAGAGGAGAGAACGGTATATCTGGATGCAAAGCCACGAAGGAGAGCACAGTTCCTGTTGGGCTTGTCTCCACGGACGCGCGGGCCCCTGGGAAATGTAGTCCCCGAGTGACGACCACGCCCCCAGCACCTGCGGCAGAGGTCATGcgccttcctctctcctcctgtcccttcacacccggcactgcttgGCCTCGCCAACTTGCTCCCAGAATTGTTCCCTTGTACGCCCGTCCTCACCTACTGCCTCCCGCCACTTTCTCACGGTTAGGAACCATCGTCAGCTAGGATTTTCTCATTTATGACAGATACTTCAAAGTCCTGTCGCTTTAAAAGGcagataattttgtattttttttccatttgcattCCCCCTCCACGCACCCCACCACCAAAGGATATAGCACATTCCAAGAGTAGTTTGATTTGCAGAATATTCTTGAAAACTACTAAGAAAACtacgtatttaaaaaaaatacgtAAAAAGTTAGGATTTCACGTTTCATCACGCAATACGAAATCACTCACACCCAGGTGTTTCCTGAACCTTGTAAAGTCACACAAgtgaatactttaaaaaaaatagttcttgtGTAAAGTGCTTATCTCAAAAGTCtggtaaaattaaaatctaaaatagaGGAGTTGGTTTTTCCCTCAAGCACACTTCGAATGTCTAAAAATTTGTAATTAAGCCTGCTCCAAAGTGTGGGTGCGATCTGGCTGGAGGCTTCAGCGAAAGGAGGCATACTTTCAGAGACCATCAGCCCGCCTAGAGAGGAGTGAATAATGGAGTGCAGAAAGATAAATGAGGTGTTGCCCATATCAAAGCACCCAGAACTCTCCTTTTGAAGTGGGGATAGTTGGCAGACACCGTTTCACGGGAAGAATGACCCATATCATACATGCAGAGAATTATGTCACTGATAAAGCCATTTGGAAGTCACATCAGAAATATGCGATCTGTTCCTGGCACTTCAAAGCAGAGTGCTTCCTCCCGCATGCAATTTATCACTTTCCAAGTGCGTATTAAAAAGAATTTCCCCAACTTCTGTCCTTTCTGTTGCTATGGCGACGCGTGGGGCTTGACGGTGGTGCTGGCTGGAGGTCACTGTGAGGCTCTTTCCTGCCTGCCGGGATCACACTTCTGGCCACAGGCTTGCCAAGGCCACACTTGAGCTGTAgcgctcacacacacctggctgtgagaTCAGACTATTGTGTGATAAAGCGCAACAGCACATATGGTGGCTCTGTGGGTCGGACTCGAGACATCATGCCTGCAGAGCaggtgttttatttacttttttggttctGGCGCcccatctggaggtgctcaggggttactcctggctctgcactcaggaattattcctgggggtgggtctcggaggaccatatggggtgccagggattgaacacgggtcggctgcatgtaagacaagtgccctccctgctctactctctctggcccagaaagcGTTTTAGGCACTGAGCCATCCAGgtctcatttcatttatttcgATGTTTCttgtaattcctttttttttgcagtgccaggatcaaagttggggcctcacacatgcttgACTGCTGAGTTATGCCCCTTGCCCCCACGcccttcatttattttccttttcgttttttaggccacacccggtgatgcttaaggggtgactcttggctctgcactcaggaatcactcctggtggactgacAAATAGGATGCCGGGAaccaaacccgagttggccacatgcaaggcaaacaccctccccgctgttctatcactccagcccccttctttctCGTTagtggtggggggcacacccaggggtgttcaggggccacgcctggctccATGCTCGCCTCCCGCacgcagagcctgtgctcagcaCTCGgagctctcgctccggccccaatcccTCATTTCTAGTGGGGAGTTGAGTTTTTCCTGGAAAAGTGGGAGGCAGCTACACCAGTTTGGAGGcacaggagagggacagagcccCCCGGGGATGCTTGTCCCACTGGTCCCTCCAAGGGCAGGAAAGCTCATAAACGCTATTGGTTAAGTGGACAGAAGGATGATGCTCAATCTTTCCTGAAGGTTGAGAATTACGCCAGGTTACAGTTTTCACCTGTGTCCCCAGAAGAATACACTAGAAGCCCAGAGGGGGCCATATGACCCCCCAGGAGAGAAACTGGACCAAGAGATTAAAAAGTATACTCAAACTGATAATTATGTATTAAAATACTGCTGCAGTCCTGGGCTGTGGCCACTACAATTccacagtttttctttcttctttttggaggccatacccggtggtgctcaggggtcactcctggtggggcttggggacccaaCAGGGATCCGACCCAGGTAGGGTGCCTTGCAAGGGAGCcctctgcccactgcactgtctctttggcccaatTCCATGGTGTTTATGATGATACGGGTGCAGAGAAAGCTCTGGAGAGGTCTGGGGCAGGTGGGTGGCACCCAGACAGCATAGAGCCCGCCAAAGGTGGCAGCAGCCTGGCACCCTCCGGCGGGCACGGACAGTCCACAGGGCGGCCCGGCAGACAGCAGCCCATGCTCTGGGCAGTGTGTGGGCTCTGCCGGGCCTAAGCTCTCACTCCGGGGACCTGGAGGCACCCCGAGAGGCCAGCTAGGTCATGATGGACATCTCCTCCCGGTCTCGGCTCTCGGACACGGAGTTGATGACGCTTTTTAAATACGTGACGAATTCTATCCGGATCTCTTCCGGGTCATCCTCCAGGTTGGAGTGCACCAGCTTCAACTTGTTCAAGGGTGGTGCTTTAAAGGGAAAATGGGGGATCAGGTGGGATGTTTCACAGGCAGGCGCTTCTCCTTCCAAATGAGCCCCTGGAGAAGCTGATTCCAACTTTCTAGAGTCCCCAGATAGTCTCTGGCCTGACCTCAGTCTGGAGAAACGACACTTTTGTGCCCTGTGACCTAGCCACCGGGGCACCCAGTGCTGCTCTCTCTTTGCACTGGAAGGGAAGGGGTCCCACATGGAGGGTGGCACCTTCCACAGTCACGGGCCGGGGTTGGGGGACACCTCTAGAATGGGGCGGGTCCCACACAAGTGGCAGGTTCCTCCTCCCACAGCCCCGCTGAGCTGCAAAGGCAGCATGGCCCCTCTGGGCCTCTTTCAGAGGGGCTGTGGCCTGGCTGGAGGCTGctacccccactccccccactccGGCAGTTCAGAAGAAACATGCTGAGGCCACCGAGAGGGCTCGGGGGCTGCAGCTCAGGCTCTGCAGGCGGGAGGCCCAGACTCGCTGCCTgggggaggagccctgagcaccaagccaggagcagtcctcgagcactgttgggtatggtccCCACACGAGGAcacaagggaggaaggaatgaaggaaggacagacagagGCCGGGCTTGCTCTCCCAGCCCTTGTTCTCCCTCGAGCATGCATCTCGCTGGCTTTTCTCGATGTTTCTTTGCCTGCCTggctccactctggagaagcctgtgttctctcttgaacacacacttctcattccccctcccctcacatttttctaaataagtttcaataaaaactatcttgcatcaccaaaaaaaaggtgggggagggctgaggaGAGGCAGTAGAGTGGGGAAGGCTGAcccacagctgaccagggttcaactccCGTCACTGCAtatgaaccccaccaggaggaagccctgagagccAATGGTGTGGcccaagccagagagagagagagagacagagagagagagagaaagagagagagagagagagagagagagagagagagagagaacaggaagaaaagagggaaggaggaaggagagagggaaggaaggaagaagggaaggaaagggggaaaagaggaaggaaggaaggaaggaaggaaggaaggaaggaaggaaggaaggaaggaaggaaggaaggaggatgaACATGACCGCATGCGACAGGGCAGAGCCACATATAAACATCTGGAGCACGGGAGCCAGCAGGCGCGGTGCCTGGCCCTCACCCAGAGGCGGGCTGCCCTTGTCCCCGCCCGAGCCCGGCTTGTGGTGCGCGATGAGCAGGCACTGGCTGTCCTGCAGGAGCTGCTGCTGCACGAAGTTCGAGTACCACATCTCGATTTCCTTCAGGTGGCTGGGGATGTCGGCATTGAAGACGATCACCACGCCCTGCGCATCCTTCATGAGGGCCGGCCAGCACGACTCGAATCTGCAAGACAGACGTGACTGCTGGGTGGTCCCGGCTTCGACACACTTTTCTCAATGCTTTCTCGATCGGGGACTCCCCGGGGCTGCAGGAGCCAATCTGGGAAGCTGA from Sorex araneus isolate mSorAra2 chromosome 4, mSorAra2.pri, whole genome shotgun sequence includes these protein-coding regions:
- the IFT22 gene encoding intraflagellar transport protein 22 homolog isoform X2, translated to MKDAQGVVIVFNADIPSHLKEIEMWYSNFVQQQLLQDSQCLLIAHHKPGSGGDKGSPPLAPPLNKLKLVHSNLEDDPEEIRIEFVTYLKSVINSVSESRDREEMSIMT
- the IFT22 gene encoding intraflagellar transport protein 22 homolog isoform X1, which produces MLKAKILFVGPCESGKTVLANFLTESSDIPEYNPTQGVRILEFENPDVITNSKGAGCEFELWDCGGDPKFESCWPALMKDAQGVVIVFNADIPSHLKEIEMWYSNFVQQQLLQDSQCLLIAHHKPGSGGDKGSPPLAPPLNKLKLVHSNLEDDPEEIRIEFVTYLKSVINSVSESRDREEMSIMT